In a single window of the Streptomyces sp. NBC_00353 genome:
- a CDS encoding DUF6197 family protein, whose amino-acid sequence MPTTTLTPDQLDRQAALLHDTESWQQIVAGWDITTPEPVRPISPDSAPHPPDRHPVDWRDLLSVPVDQLIADSMRALPPAPPRERPLPGRLGAILPDRLHAWRRIGQPELRPSTHLAYARQILTEWGWQNTPYRLRNARGARCICGALLTAHRLGYGSLDTVDRAGAWLIAELRSQGWTDLIGPWNRHPGRTASDALVLLDATIRRASRAGH is encoded by the coding sequence ATGCCGACCACCACCCTCACCCCCGACCAGCTCGACCGCCAGGCCGCACTCCTCCACGACACGGAGTCCTGGCAGCAGATCGTCGCGGGCTGGGACATCACCACCCCCGAACCCGTGCGTCCCATCTCACCCGACAGCGCGCCGCACCCCCCGGACCGGCATCCGGTCGACTGGCGCGATCTGCTGTCCGTGCCGGTCGACCAGCTGATCGCCGACTCGATGCGCGCCCTGCCCCCGGCCCCGCCGCGCGAGCGCCCACTCCCCGGACGACTCGGCGCGATCCTCCCGGACCGGCTCCATGCCTGGCGCCGCATCGGGCAGCCCGAACTGCGGCCTTCCACCCACCTCGCCTACGCACGGCAGATCCTGACCGAGTGGGGCTGGCAGAACACCCCGTACCGGCTGCGGAATGCCCGCGGCGCCCGCTGCATCTGCGGCGCCCTCCTCACCGCGCACCGCCTGGGCTACGGCTCCCTCGACACCGTGGACCGGGCCGGCGCCTGGCTCATCGCCGAGCTCCGCTCGCAGGGCTGGACCGACCTCATCGGCCCCTGGAACCGCCACCCCGGCCGCACCGCATCGGATGCCCTGGTCCTGCTGGACGCCACCATCCGCCGCGCCTCGCGCGCCGGACACTGA
- a CDS encoding ArsR/SmtB family transcription factor — protein sequence MAEKPGGTEITELAALKALAQPRRQQILQHLTLHGPATSAILARALALNTGATSYHLRELARYGFVEGAAAEEPSGRRARWWRAVPGDRRFPPRSRQSPEVRLVMDELNRHAYAADLALFERLQRDSGESGGELGEWADAFPYSRGSIRLTLPELRAFFEEFIALMNRYKRPDADIPPGARTVHTRLLAFPAPLQSPANDDADDNRRETDAS from the coding sequence ATGGCAGAGAAGCCCGGCGGTACCGAAATCACAGAGCTGGCCGCTCTCAAGGCCCTCGCTCAGCCGCGACGCCAGCAGATCCTTCAGCACCTCACCCTGCACGGCCCGGCGACATCCGCGATCCTTGCCCGCGCCCTGGCGCTGAACACCGGCGCCACCAGCTATCACCTGCGTGAACTCGCCAGGTACGGCTTCGTGGAGGGCGCCGCGGCCGAGGAACCGAGCGGCCGGCGGGCGAGGTGGTGGCGGGCCGTTCCCGGCGACCGGCGCTTCCCTCCCCGTTCCCGCCAGAGCCCCGAGGTGCGGCTCGTCATGGACGAGCTGAATCGCCATGCATACGCCGCCGACCTCGCCCTCTTCGAGCGGCTCCAGCGCGACAGTGGCGAGTCGGGTGGCGAACTGGGCGAGTGGGCCGATGCGTTCCCGTACTCGCGGGGTTCCATCCGGCTGACGCTCCCTGAACTCCGCGCGTTCTTCGAGGAGTTCATCGCCCTCATGAACCGCTACAAGCGGCCTGACGCCGACATCCCGCCGGGCGCCCGCACGGTCCACACCCGGCTGCTTGCCTTCCCGGCCCCGCTCCAGTCCCCTGCGAACGACGACGCGGACGACAACAGAAGAGAGACGGACGCATCATGA
- a CDS encoding DUF3046 domain-containing protein: MRLTIFWERMEDHFGAGYADSFAHDHVMAELGGRTVHQALAAGWEAKDVWRGVCTAVGIPADKR; encoded by the coding sequence ATGCGGTTGACGATTTTCTGGGAACGGATGGAAGACCACTTCGGCGCGGGGTACGCCGACTCCTTTGCGCACGACCATGTGATGGCCGAGCTCGGCGGGCGGACGGTGCACCAGGCGCTGGCCGCGGGCTGGGAGGCGAAGGACGTCTGGCGCGGCGTCTGCACGGCGGTCGGCATCCCCGCCGACAAGCGCTGA
- a CDS encoding AI-2E family transporter, producing the protein MPAWLPRAMVLALALYACFRLGSWAFDQLIGLLINVLIAFFLALAIEPAVGRMSARGMRRGLATFLVFLVILIAGAGFVVLLGSMLAGQIVEMVEEFPKYLDSVINWVNQNFHTDLSRVEVQDSLLHSDWLQKYVQNSATGVLDVSTTVLGGLFRLLTISLFSFYFAADGPRLRRGLCSVLPPARQAEVLRAWEIAVDKTGGYLYSRGLMALISGIAHYILLVFLGVPYAPALAVWVGLVSQFIPTIGTYLAGALPMLIAFTIDPWYALWVLGFVVIYQQFENYVLQPKLTSRTVDIHPAVAFGSVIAGTALMGAVGALIAIPAVATLQAFLGAYVKRYDVTDDPRVHGRHQRPRGESVFSRLRGATRAAGNNDEEDAERPEAPGPRLRV; encoded by the coding sequence ATGCCTGCATGGCTGCCGCGCGCCATGGTCCTCGCCCTGGCGCTCTATGCCTGCTTCCGGCTCGGCAGCTGGGCGTTCGACCAGCTCATCGGGCTGTTGATCAATGTGCTGATCGCCTTCTTCCTGGCCCTCGCCATAGAACCCGCGGTGGGCCGGATGTCGGCGCGCGGCATGCGTCGCGGCCTGGCTACCTTCCTGGTCTTCCTGGTGATCCTGATCGCCGGGGCCGGGTTCGTCGTACTGCTCGGATCGATGCTTGCGGGCCAGATCGTCGAGATGGTCGAGGAGTTCCCCAAGTACTTGGACTCGGTGATCAACTGGGTCAACCAGAACTTCCACACCGACCTCTCGCGGGTCGAGGTGCAGGACAGTCTGCTGCACTCCGACTGGTTGCAGAAGTACGTCCAGAACAGTGCGACCGGTGTGCTCGATGTCTCCACCACTGTGCTCGGCGGGCTGTTCCGACTGCTGACGATCTCCCTGTTCTCGTTCTACTTCGCGGCGGACGGCCCCCGGCTGCGCCGCGGTCTGTGCTCCGTACTGCCTCCCGCTCGGCAGGCCGAGGTCCTGCGGGCCTGGGAGATCGCGGTCGACAAGACCGGTGGCTATCTCTACTCGCGTGGGCTGATGGCACTCATCTCCGGGATCGCGCACTACATCCTGCTGGTGTTCCTCGGTGTGCCGTACGCGCCGGCCCTCGCGGTCTGGGTCGGTCTTGTCTCGCAGTTCATCCCCACGATCGGTACGTATCTGGCGGGCGCCCTGCCGATGCTGATCGCGTTCACCATCGACCCCTGGTATGCCCTGTGGGTGCTCGGATTCGTGGTGATCTACCAGCAGTTCGAGAACTATGTGCTGCAGCCCAAGCTCACCTCCAGGACCGTCGACATCCATCCGGCGGTCGCCTTCGGTTCGGTCATCGCCGGTACGGCGCTGATGGGCGCCGTGGGCGCGCTGATCGCAATCCCGGCCGTTGCGACGCTGCAGGCGTTCCTGGGTGCCTATGTGAAGCGCTACGACGTGACGGACGACCCACGGGTGCACGGCCGTCACCAGCGGCCGCGGGGTGAGTCGGTGTTCTCGCGGCTGCGCGGCGCGACCCGGGCTGCCGGGAACAACGACGAAGAGGATGCGGAGCGACCGGAAGCACCGGGTCCGCGGCTGCGGGTCTGA
- the recX gene encoding recombination regulator RecX, whose amino-acid sequence MTRRTEWPGSDAEPAPDPGAGPDYGTGSGGGFGEGAGRRARSRSRSSGSPSSSRAEKGEPRDPVEQARNICLRLLTGTPRTRKQLADALRKREIPDEAAEEVLSRFEDVGLIDDAAFADAWVESRHHGRGLARRALVRELRTKGVDSAVIDEAIGQLDSEQEEETARELVARKLRSTRGLDRDRRLRRLAGMLARKGYGEGMALRVVRQALEEEGEDTEGLEEPF is encoded by the coding sequence GTGACACGTCGTACGGAGTGGCCGGGCAGCGATGCCGAGCCCGCCCCCGACCCCGGCGCCGGTCCCGATTACGGCACCGGCTCGGGCGGAGGGTTCGGCGAGGGCGCGGGCCGTCGGGCCCGCTCCCGCTCCAGGAGCAGCGGCTCCCCTTCCTCGTCGAGGGCCGAGAAGGGGGAGCCGCGAGACCCGGTCGAGCAGGCGCGCAACATCTGTCTGCGTTTGCTCACCGGGACCCCGCGCACCCGCAAGCAACTTGCGGACGCACTGCGCAAGCGGGAGATCCCGGATGAGGCGGCCGAAGAGGTGCTGTCGCGCTTCGAGGACGTCGGGCTGATCGACGACGCGGCGTTCGCGGATGCCTGGGTGGAATCCCGGCACCACGGCCGGGGCCTGGCCCGCCGTGCTCTTGTGCGGGAACTGCGCACCAAGGGGGTGGACTCGGCGGTGATCGACGAGGCGATCGGGCAGCTCGACTCCGAGCAGGAGGAAGAGACCGCCCGGGAGCTCGTCGCGCGCAAGCTGCGGTCCACCCGAGGCCTGGACCGCGACAGGCGTCTGCGCCGCCTGGCGGGCATGCTCGCGCGCAAGGGGTACGGGGAGGGGATGGCCCTGCGCGTGGTGCGTCAGGCACTCGAGGAAGAGGGCGAGGACACGGAAGGTCTCGAAGAGCCGTTCTGA
- a CDS encoding SDR family oxidoreductase, producing MGTSLARKVALVAGATRGAGRGIAVQLGAAGATVYVTGRTTTAQRSEMNRPETIEETAALVDEAGGRGIPVRVDHLVPSEVSALVTRIRRDQGRLHVLVNDIWGAEIEWGKSIWESSLETGLHTLRLAVDTHAITSHYALPLLIEQPGGLVVEVTDGTDEYNASHYRVSFFYDLAKASVNRMAFALAHELEPHGATAVSLTPGWLRSEAMLDAHGVTEANWRDAIAHTPHFAISESPAFVGRAVAALAQDPGVARWNGQSLSSGQLARVYGFTDLDGSRPDAWKYVPEVQDAGRPADVTGYR from the coding sequence ATGGGGACATCACTGGCAAGGAAAGTGGCCCTGGTCGCCGGTGCCACACGAGGCGCGGGCCGCGGGATCGCCGTTCAACTGGGAGCGGCCGGAGCAACCGTCTATGTCACCGGGCGGACGACCACGGCCCAGCGGTCGGAGATGAACCGCCCGGAGACCATCGAGGAGACCGCAGCTCTCGTGGACGAGGCGGGCGGCCGCGGGATCCCGGTCCGGGTGGACCACCTCGTGCCCTCGGAAGTCAGCGCGCTCGTGACGCGCATCCGGCGCGACCAGGGCCGCCTGCACGTCCTCGTGAACGACATCTGGGGGGCCGAGATCGAGTGGGGCAAGTCGATCTGGGAATCCTCCCTGGAGACGGGTCTGCACACCCTGCGTCTGGCCGTCGACACACACGCCATCACCAGCCATTACGCCCTTCCGCTGCTCATCGAGCAGCCAGGGGGCCTGGTTGTCGAGGTGACCGACGGCACCGATGAGTACAACGCCTCCCACTACCGGGTCTCCTTCTTCTACGACCTGGCCAAGGCATCGGTGAACCGGATGGCGTTCGCCCTCGCGCACGAGCTGGAGCCCCACGGCGCGACCGCGGTGTCGCTCACGCCCGGCTGGCTGCGGTCCGAGGCGATGCTGGACGCCCATGGCGTCACCGAAGCGAACTGGCGCGACGCGATCGCCCACACACCCCACTTCGCGATCTCCGAGAGTCCGGCCTTCGTCGGCCGCGCCGTGGCCGCGCTCGCGCAGGACCCCGGGGTGGCGCGCTGGAACGGGCAGTCGCTGTCCAGCGGGCAGCTGGCGCGGGTCTACGGCTTCACCGATCTGGACGGCAGCCGCCCCGATGCCTGGAAGTACGTCCCCGAAGTCCAGGACGCGGGCCGGCCGGCCGACGTGACGGGCTATCGCTGA
- the recA gene encoding recombinase RecA, translated as MAGTDREKALDAALAQIERQFGKGAVMRLGERPNEPIEVIPTGSTALDVALGVGGLPRGRVVEVYGPESSGKTTLTLHAVANAQRLGGSVAFIDAEHALDPEYAKKLGVDIDNLILSQPDNGEQALEIVDMLVRSGALDLIVIDSVAALVPRAEIEGEMGDSHVGLQARLMSQALRKITSALNQSKTTAIFINQLREKIGVMFGSPETTTGGRALKFYASVRLDIRRIETLKDGTDAVGNRTRVKVVKNKVAPPFKQAEFDILYGQGISREGGLIDMGVEHGFVRKAGAWYTYEGDQLGQGKENARNFLKDNPDLANEIEKKILEKLGIGVRPEAALPAEPGADAAGGTAAAADSAAKSVPAAAGKAKPAKTAAAKS; from the coding sequence ATGGCAGGAACCGACCGCGAGAAGGCGTTGGACGCCGCACTCGCACAGATTGAACGGCAATTCGGCAAGGGTGCGGTGATGCGCCTCGGTGAGCGGCCGAACGAGCCCATCGAGGTGATCCCCACCGGGTCGACCGCGCTCGACGTCGCCCTCGGCGTCGGCGGACTGCCGCGCGGCCGTGTGGTGGAGGTGTACGGGCCGGAGTCCTCCGGTAAGACGACGCTGACGCTGCACGCGGTGGCGAATGCACAGCGGCTCGGCGGCTCGGTGGCCTTCATCGACGCGGAGCACGCCCTCGACCCCGAGTACGCGAAGAAGCTCGGTGTCGACATCGACAACCTCATCCTGTCCCAGCCGGACAACGGTGAGCAGGCGCTCGAGATCGTGGACATGCTGGTCCGCTCGGGCGCTCTCGACCTGATCGTCATCGACTCCGTCGCGGCACTCGTGCCCCGTGCGGAGATCGAGGGTGAGATGGGCGACTCGCACGTGGGTCTGCAGGCCCGACTGATGAGCCAGGCACTCCGCAAGATCACCAGCGCGCTCAACCAGTCCAAGACCACCGCGATCTTCATCAACCAGCTCCGCGAGAAGATCGGTGTGATGTTCGGCTCCCCGGAGACCACGACCGGTGGCCGGGCGCTGAAGTTCTACGCATCGGTGCGCCTCGACATCCGTCGTATCGAGACGCTGAAGGACGGCACCGACGCAGTCGGCAACCGCACCCGCGTCAAGGTCGTCAAGAACAAGGTCGCGCCGCCCTTCAAGCAGGCCGAGTTCGACATCCTCTACGGCCAGGGCATCAGCCGTGAGGGCGGTCTGATCGACATGGGTGTGGAGCACGGCTTCGTACGCAAGGCGGGCGCCTGGTACACGTACGAGGGCGACCAGCTCGGCCAGGGCAAGGAGAACGCCCGCAACTTCCTCAAGGACAACCCCGATCTCGCCAACGAGATCGAGAAGAAGATCCTCGAGAAGCTGGGCATCGGTGTCAGGCCGGAGGCGGCTCTGCCCGCCGAGCCCGGGGCGGACGCGGCGGGCGGCACGGCGGCTGCGGCCGACAGTGCGGCGAAGTCGGTGCCCGCTGCGGCCGGCAAGGCAAAGCCGGCCAAGACTGCGGCGGCCAAGAGCTAG